A single region of the Devosia sp. FJ2-5-3 genome encodes:
- a CDS encoding ABC transporter ATP-binding protein, producing the protein MTALNCSNISKSYGRLKVLNNVSLSINKGELVTLLGPSGCGKTTLLRSIAGLADIDEGSIVLEGRDVTRTPIHKRHIAMVFQSHALFPHMSVADNVAFGLKMQGVARAEREERVKKALSLVRLDAYVSRMPHELSGGQQQRVAIARAIVTNPTALLLDEPFGALDRKLREALQVELRRVTKELGITAIFVTHDQEEAVVLSDRVAVMEGGVIQQIAPANEVYENPANEFVASFMGFQNILDATIEGVADGQTRLRIGDTSVLADARAPSGTGPTRFAIRAERVALKRAQEGEGIAGTVNSLTYLGEQNAFVVDTSVGPIVARISTSADSFKPGDAVFVTFDRSAIRLLNI; encoded by the coding sequence GTGACTGCACTCAATTGTTCGAACATCTCCAAGAGCTATGGGCGCCTCAAAGTGCTCAACAATGTCTCGCTCTCGATCAACAAGGGTGAGCTGGTCACGCTGCTCGGCCCCAGCGGCTGCGGCAAGACCACCCTCCTGCGCTCCATAGCCGGGCTCGCCGATATCGACGAGGGCAGCATTGTCCTCGAAGGGCGGGACGTGACGCGCACGCCGATCCACAAGCGCCATATCGCCATGGTGTTCCAGTCCCATGCGCTGTTTCCGCATATGAGCGTGGCGGACAATGTGGCCTTCGGGCTCAAGATGCAGGGTGTTGCCCGCGCCGAGCGCGAGGAAAGGGTGAAGAAGGCGCTGTCGCTGGTGCGGCTAGATGCCTATGTCAGCCGCATGCCGCACGAGCTGTCCGGCGGTCAGCAGCAGCGCGTTGCCATCGCCCGCGCTATCGTCACCAACCCAACGGCACTGCTGCTCGACGAGCCCTTTGGGGCGCTCGACCGCAAGCTGCGCGAGGCGCTGCAGGTGGAACTGCGCCGCGTCACCAAGGAGCTCGGCATTACCGCGATCTTTGTCACCCACGACCAGGAAGAGGCCGTGGTGCTCAGCGACCGGGTCGCGGTGATGGAGGGTGGCGTGATCCAGCAGATCGCGCCGGCCAATGAGGTCTACGAGAACCCGGCCAATGAGTTCGTGGCCAGCTTCATGGGGTTCCAGAACATTCTCGATGCCACGATCGAAGGCGTTGCCGATGGGCAGACACGCCTGCGTATCGGCGACACGAGTGTCCTTGCCGATGCACGCGCGCCATCGGGGACTGGTCCTACCCGCTTTGCCATTCGCGCAGAGCGGGTCGCGCTCAAGCGCGCGCAGGAGGGCGAGGGGATCGCCGGCACGGTCAATTCGCTGACCTATCTTGGCGAGCAGAACGCCTTTGTTGTCGACACTTCGGTGGGGCCGATTGTGGCCCGCATCTCCACCTCGGCCGACAGCTTCAAGCCCGGCGACGCGGTTTTTGTGACCTTCGATCGCTCGGCCATTCGACTACTGAATATTTAA
- a CDS encoding extracellular solute-binding protein, whose product MPISLTRRHFLATTAAAGLITGFPAIVRAQSKTIVTTLFGGAYEEHYRRIVLDPFAAAHGVEFVIKYGSADEWLNNAIVNRNDPEIDLPFLSLPVAMRAIRVPDLFLELTPNDVPNLADVHPIFRDVYENKAVGFNYVDYGILYREDMVEKPITSWADLWDPSLAGKILAPAASAGSMYEFVMIAAKLAGDGSDWTKGVEKLKELKPNIARWFNTSNEVDGLIQRKEAGVAAGFGGFRSHALIDGGVPGKFVIPSEGAPMGVLSYHVPANHPNRDLLLEFVNFALAPEQQAAFGNAMPTGVTNSKAVLDPAVASKIAPADQLLRIDWPSIQSQFTEITQRMQQEVISG is encoded by the coding sequence ATGCCTATCTCATTGACCCGTCGCCATTTCCTGGCAACGACCGCTGCTGCGGGCCTCATCACCGGCTTCCCCGCAATCGTGCGTGCGCAGAGCAAGACCATCGTGACGACGCTGTTCGGTGGCGCTTATGAAGAGCACTATCGCCGCATCGTGCTCGATCCGTTTGCCGCCGCGCATGGCGTTGAATTCGTCATCAAATACGGCTCGGCCGATGAATGGCTGAACAATGCGATCGTCAATCGCAACGATCCCGAAATCGACCTGCCGTTCCTCTCGCTGCCGGTCGCCATGCGCGCCATCCGCGTGCCGGACCTCTTCCTCGAGCTGACCCCGAACGACGTGCCGAATTTGGCAGACGTGCACCCGATCTTCCGGGACGTCTATGAGAACAAGGCCGTCGGCTTCAACTATGTCGACTACGGTATCCTCTACCGCGAAGACATGGTCGAAAAGCCGATCACGTCCTGGGCCGATCTGTGGGATCCGTCCCTGGCCGGCAAGATCCTCGCGCCTGCCGCTTCGGCCGGCTCGATGTATGAATTCGTGATGATCGCCGCAAAGCTCGCCGGCGATGGCTCGGACTGGACCAAGGGCGTCGAAAAGCTCAAGGAACTCAAGCCCAATATCGCCCGCTGGTTCAACACCTCGAACGAAGTCGACGGCCTGATCCAGCGCAAGGAAGCCGGTGTGGCTGCCGGTTTTGGCGGCTTCCGCTCCCATGCGCTGATCGATGGCGGCGTGCCGGGCAAGTTCGTCATTCCGTCTGAAGGCGCACCGATGGGCGTCCTGTCCTACCACGTGCCGGCGAACCACCCGAACCGCGACCTCCTGCTCGAGTTCGTCAATTTCGCCCTGGCGCCCGAACAGCAGGCTGCCTTCGGCAATGCCATGCCGACCGGCGTCACCAATTCCAAGGCGGTTCTCGACCCGGCCGTGGCCAGCAAGATTGCCCCGGCGGACCAGCTGCTGCGCATCGACTGGCCGTCGATCCAGAGCCAGTTCACCGAAATTACCCAGCGCATGCAGCAGGAAGTGATCTCGGGTTAA
- a CDS encoding serine hydrolase domain-containing protein, whose product MSNGSLPMISGFADDRFAPVARAFRENFTQREELGGAVAIYHGNRLVVDLWGGTRDAASKAPWQADTITLMMSVAKGISAICVAMVADRGLLSLDAPVSQYWPEFAAEGKEKVTVREALSHLAGIPVTDLAKPGDFYHWDRMIPAIANQKPLWPVGEQQVYHSSTLGFIAGELIRRVTGKTLGTFLREEICAPRGFDYFIGMSEAERARCATIVASANNVVNAAKREPRDSVAYRMWQAVPVEEDYNSTLWRQNEIPSVNGHGTARAVAGIYNAVISPGPNGEKPLVSKEMLAQFVTEQRARGENADKGRLRMAVGFMLNSPPHRPMGPNPEAFGHSGAGGSQAFADPVAGLSLCWTTNKMHDGGDIGPRAAAIIEAAYASIA is encoded by the coding sequence ATGTCCAACGGTTCTCTTCCCATGATCAGCGGCTTTGCCGATGACCGCTTCGCCCCGGTCGCCAGAGCTTTTCGCGAAAATTTCACGCAGCGTGAAGAGCTTGGCGGCGCCGTGGCGATCTACCACGGCAACAGGCTTGTCGTTGATCTGTGGGGGGGAACCCGGGACGCCGCAAGCAAGGCCCCCTGGCAGGCCGATACCATCACGCTGATGATGTCGGTCGCCAAGGGGATTTCCGCGATCTGCGTGGCCATGGTGGCCGATCGCGGATTGCTCTCGCTCGATGCCCCGGTCAGCCAGTACTGGCCGGAGTTCGCGGCCGAGGGCAAAGAAAAAGTGACGGTGCGGGAAGCCCTTAGCCATCTGGCGGGGATCCCTGTCACCGATCTCGCCAAGCCCGGTGATTTCTATCACTGGGACCGGATGATCCCAGCCATCGCCAACCAGAAGCCGCTCTGGCCGGTGGGCGAGCAGCAGGTCTACCACTCCTCGACGCTGGGCTTTATCGCCGGTGAGCTGATCCGCCGGGTGACGGGCAAGACGCTGGGCACTTTCCTCCGGGAAGAAATCTGTGCGCCTCGCGGGTTTGACTATTTCATCGGCATGTCCGAGGCCGAGCGGGCGCGCTGTGCGACGATCGTGGCTTCGGCCAATAATGTGGTCAACGCCGCCAAGCGGGAGCCCCGGGATTCGGTGGCCTACCGCATGTGGCAGGCGGTGCCTGTCGAGGAGGATTATAACTCAACCCTTTGGCGCCAAAACGAAATTCCGTCCGTGAACGGACATGGCACGGCGCGGGCCGTGGCGGGGATTTACAATGCCGTTATCTCTCCTGGGCCCAATGGCGAAAAGCCGCTGGTGAGCAAGGAGATGCTGGCGCAATTCGTGACCGAGCAACGGGCGCGGGGCGAGAATGCCGACAAGGGCCGGCTGCGCATGGCCGTTGGCTTCATGCTCAACTCCCCGCCGCATCGGCCAATGGGCCCCAATCCCGAGGCTTTCGGGCATTCCGGGGCCGGTGGCTCGCAGGCTTTTGCCGATCCGGTGGCGGGTCTGTCGCTGTGCTGGACGACCAACAAGATGCATGATGGCGGCGATATCGGGCCGCGTGCGGCAGCGATCATCGAGGCGGCTTACGCTTCGATTGCGTGA
- a CDS encoding Rrf2 family transcriptional regulator, which yields MLTNKGKYGLKALGHLAGLQPGDLAMVGDIAATNAIPKKFLDAILAELRNAGFVYSRKGKYGGYYLARPAEEIMIGHVVRVLDGPLAPIPCASKTRFQPCHDCDVDTCRVRHLMLEVRNAIAEVLDKTSLVDMQAMGGVGALPGVAAPDAASA from the coding sequence ATGCTGACCAATAAGGGAAAATACGGGCTCAAGGCCCTCGGTCATCTTGCCGGTCTCCAGCCGGGCGACCTTGCCATGGTCGGCGATATCGCCGCCACCAATGCGATCCCCAAAAAATTCCTCGACGCGATCCTCGCCGAGCTGCGCAATGCCGGTTTCGTCTATTCGCGAAAAGGCAAGTATGGCGGCTATTATCTGGCGCGTCCGGCCGAGGAGATCATGATCGGCCATGTGGTGCGCGTGCTCGACGGGCCGCTGGCCCCGATCCCCTGCGCCAGCAAGACCCGCTTCCAACCCTGCCATGATTGCGATGTCGACACCTGCCGGGTGCGCCATCTGATGCTCGAAGTGCGAAACGCCATTGCCGAGGTGCTGGACAAGACCAGCCTCGTCGACATGCAAGCCATGGGTGGCGTGGGTGCGCTGCCGGGTGTGGCCGCCCCGGACGCGGCGAGCGCCTGA
- the glgX gene encoding glycogen debranching protein GlgX, protein MSTKKSRHAVLPGDHRRLGAHWDGEGTNFALFSAYASRVELCLFDSTGQIEIEHITLPEYTNEIWHGYVPGVGPGTLYGYRVHGPYEPAHGHRFNPSKLLLDPYAREIVGDVQWNPALFGYNADAEDKDLSYNDADSAPFMPKGRVIDPRAYDWAGDTKPGIEWAKTIFYETHVKGFTHLHPAIPEELRGKFEGLGQKEIIDYIKSTGVTSVELLPIHAFPDDDFLLQKGLRNFWGYNTLGFFAPANRYYGPDGLNGLRNTIRAFHDAGLEVILDVVYNHTAEGNEMGPTLSWKGIDNFSYYRTMPGDPRYYINDTGTGNTVNTSHPRVLQMVTDSLRYWAEDMHVDGFRFDLGTILGREPEGFDQRGGFFDAVGQDPVLSQVKLIGEPWDIGPGGYQVGGFPPGWAEWNDKYRDTIRDYWKDSDHTAQDFAARFTGSGDVYDLRGRRPWASVNFLTAHDGFTLHDLVSYNDKHNEANGEDNNDGHNDNRSYNYGAEGETDDENIVAIRERQKRNFLATLFLSHGTPMLLAGDEFSRTQFGNNNGYAQDSEISWVHWDHSDNARSLTDFVRRLIAIRQAQPLVHRENWRDMMSVTWYNPGGGEQQTAHWLDGGATTLGLRLSRDDLKGQDGIWWEVVILFNPHDGEVDFVLPERADKSDWITEIDTAALEDHRATPTRGTIKMAPRSLLLLR, encoded by the coding sequence ATGTCCACCAAGAAATCGCGGCACGCGGTCCTCCCCGGGGACCATCGTCGTCTGGGCGCACACTGGGACGGCGAGGGCACAAATTTTGCCCTGTTCTCCGCCTATGCGTCCCGGGTTGAATTGTGCCTCTTCGACAGTACCGGTCAGATCGAAATCGAGCACATCACCCTGCCTGAATATACCAATGAGATCTGGCACGGTTACGTTCCCGGTGTCGGGCCGGGCACGCTCTACGGCTATCGCGTCCATGGCCCCTATGAGCCCGCACATGGGCACCGCTTCAACCCCAGCAAGCTCCTGCTCGATCCCTATGCGCGCGAGATCGTCGGCGACGTCCAGTGGAACCCGGCCCTCTTCGGCTACAATGCCGATGCCGAGGACAAGGACCTCTCCTACAACGATGCCGACAGTGCCCCCTTCATGCCCAAGGGTCGGGTCATCGATCCCAGGGCCTATGATTGGGCCGGGGACACCAAGCCGGGCATAGAATGGGCGAAGACCATTTTCTACGAGACCCACGTCAAGGGTTTCACCCATCTCCATCCGGCGATCCCCGAGGAACTACGCGGCAAGTTCGAAGGCCTGGGCCAGAAGGAGATCATCGACTACATCAAGTCCACCGGCGTCACCTCGGTGGAACTTCTGCCCATCCACGCCTTCCCCGACGATGACTTCCTGCTGCAGAAGGGCCTGCGCAATTTCTGGGGCTATAACACGCTCGGCTTCTTCGCCCCGGCCAATCGCTATTACGGCCCCGATGGGCTCAATGGCCTGCGCAACACCATCCGCGCCTTCCACGATGCCGGATTGGAAGTCATTCTCGACGTGGTCTACAACCACACGGCCGAAGGTAATGAGATGGGGCCGACGCTCTCCTGGAAGGGCATCGACAATTTCTCCTATTACCGCACCATGCCCGGCGATCCGCGCTATTACATCAACGACACCGGCACCGGAAATACCGTCAACACCAGCCATCCGCGCGTATTGCAGATGGTCACCGACAGCTTGCGCTATTGGGCCGAGGACATGCATGTCGATGGCTTCCGCTTCGATCTCGGCACCATTCTGGGGCGCGAGCCCGAAGGCTTCGACCAGCGTGGCGGCTTCTTTGACGCCGTTGGCCAGGATCCCGTCCTGTCCCAGGTCAAGCTCATCGGCGAACCGTGGGATATCGGCCCCGGCGGCTATCAGGTCGGCGGCTTTCCGCCCGGCTGGGCCGAGTGGAACGACAAATATCGCGACACCATCCGCGACTATTGGAAGGATTCCGATCACACCGCCCAGGATTTTGCCGCCCGTTTCACCGGATCGGGCGATGTCTACGATTTGCGCGGCCGCCGGCCCTGGGCCAGCGTCAATTTCCTCACCGCCCATGATGGCTTCACCCTGCATGACCTCGTCTCCTATAACGACAAGCACAACGAGGCCAATGGTGAGGACAATAACGACGGCCACAACGACAATCGCAGCTATAATTACGGCGCCGAGGGCGAAACTGACGACGAGAACATCGTCGCCATCCGCGAGCGGCAGAAGCGCAATTTCCTCGCCACCCTCTTCCTCTCTCATGGCACGCCCATGCTGCTGGCCGGAGACGAGTTCAGTCGCACCCAGTTCGGCAACAATAATGGCTATGCCCAGGACAGCGAGATCAGCTGGGTCCATTGGGACCATAGCGACAACGCCAGATCGCTGACCGATTTCGTCCGTCGTCTCATCGCCATCCGCCAGGCCCAGCCCCTGGTCCACCGCGAGAACTGGCGCGATATGATGAGCGTCACCTGGTACAATCCGGGCGGCGGTGAACAGCAGACCGCCCATTGGCTCGATGGCGGCGCCACGACACTCGGCCTCCGGCTGTCCCGCGACGACCTCAAAGGTCAGGACGGCATCTGGTGGGAAGTGGTGATCCTCTTCAACCCCCATGACGGCGAAGTCGACTTCGTCCTGCCCGAGCGCGCCGACAAATCAGACTGGATCACCGAGATCGACACCGCCGCCCTCGAAGACCACCGCGCCACCCCCACCCGCGGCACCATCAAGATGGCCCCAAGGTCGCTCCTCCTCCTCCGCTGA